The Methylomicrobium lacus LW14 genome window below encodes:
- a CDS encoding type I restriction endonuclease subunit R has product MSEYTEVEQPFLHQLQDLGWEIVDQGPDIPSDPSKSLRLNFRQWLLPEVFTQSVAALNTTANGTPWLTDKQLQDLQDQVLRQPNRTLLEANEAIQKLLFKAQVDMSEVTGEQDPVVKLIDFANPENNHFLAINQFRIDTPGGVKQFIIPDIVLFVNGIPLIVVECKKGGPTCANPMAEAFEQLQRYMNQRKATKQQGLKEGEPRLFHCNMLLIRSSGVEADYGTITSGEEHFYPWKTQWPQPDSVAEGMNQQQKLVNGMLNKANLLSMLRTSSVFMDTDGGPRIKVVCRYQQFRAANKIIERLRNGQSVEEKSGVVWHTQGSGKSLTMVFVARMLRASRDLNDYKILLINDRVDLEEQLAETATLIGGRVHVIESRKRLREQLATDSSDINMVMVHKFQLHDQSLPLKVAEALGTYQAIPSSQTFGVVNNSSRIVLMIDEAHRTQSSDLGDNIFEAFPNAARIAFTGTPLITERHGEKKTVKRFGDYIDTYRLMDAVEDGTTLQILYEGRTADAALNDKHGFETRFENLFKDRSEEELLAIKKKYGATGDLLEAEQRIAAIAKDMVQHYLEHIFPNGFKAQVVCHSKLAAVRYQKAIHQALTDTVAELEAVLESDAELIRKIRFLKAAVVISSDGTNEAAYITEARNQAKAWNAVDNFCKPFDFDDPDKSYSGIAFLIVCDMLLTGFDAPIEQVMYLDKKIREHTLLQAIARTNRVKQGKQRGYVVDYIGLTDNLTDALTLYAAADEQQELALGLKNITSEMPVLEERYQRLLQLFSEHKVAKVREFVEGQLASVEEDAAVVHEAVKLLKDEKIRADFDVYLKKFLMSLDIILPNKAAHAYRVPAKRLGYILRVTKERYKDTSLNLGDAGQKVRDLINEHLISLGINPKVPPIELLSEDFIAKLNEHAGGNAEAKASEMEHAIRKHCTVHHDEDPAFYKSLAEKVENLIDQYQDQWDKLAEELEKLRAVAIEGRKQGEEGMSKEATTFYEHIANEAFDNGEVPADVKPKMKALMEAIVETLQHSIGSIDFWHNSDKQKKTRSEIKTALTLTGIVELKENRERIAIEVMKLAKNRHDELLKGAAGVNNA; this is encoded by the coding sequence ATGTCTGAATACACCGAAGTTGAACAGCCCTTCCTGCACCAGTTGCAAGACTTGGGCTGGGAGATCGTCGACCAGGGGCCGGATATTCCATCCGACCCGAGCAAAAGCCTGCGCCTGAATTTTCGCCAGTGGTTGCTGCCGGAAGTTTTTACACAATCCGTCGCGGCGTTGAACACGACCGCCAACGGTACGCCCTGGCTGACCGATAAACAACTGCAGGATTTGCAGGACCAGGTTCTGCGCCAGCCTAACCGCACCCTGCTGGAAGCCAACGAGGCCATACAGAAGCTGCTGTTCAAAGCTCAGGTGGATATGAGCGAGGTCACCGGCGAGCAGGACCCGGTGGTCAAATTGATCGACTTTGCCAACCCGGAGAACAATCATTTTCTCGCGATCAACCAGTTCCGCATCGATACGCCGGGCGGCGTGAAGCAATTCATCATTCCCGACATCGTGCTGTTCGTGAACGGCATTCCGCTAATCGTGGTTGAGTGCAAAAAAGGCGGGCCGACCTGCGCCAACCCGATGGCGGAAGCCTTCGAGCAGTTGCAGCGTTATATGAACCAACGCAAGGCGACGAAGCAACAAGGGTTGAAAGAAGGCGAACCGCGCCTGTTTCACTGCAATATGCTGCTGATCCGCAGCAGCGGCGTCGAAGCCGATTACGGCACCATCACTTCCGGTGAAGAGCATTTCTACCCCTGGAAAACCCAGTGGCCACAGCCGGACAGCGTGGCCGAAGGCATGAACCAACAGCAGAAGCTGGTCAACGGCATGCTGAACAAAGCCAACCTGCTCAGCATGCTGCGCACATCCAGCGTGTTCATGGATACCGACGGCGGCCCGCGCATCAAGGTGGTGTGCCGCTACCAGCAGTTCCGAGCCGCCAATAAAATCATCGAGCGGCTGCGCAACGGACAATCCGTCGAGGAAAAAAGCGGCGTGGTCTGGCACACGCAAGGGTCCGGCAAAAGTCTGACCATGGTGTTTGTGGCCCGCATGCTGCGCGCCTCCCGCGACCTGAACGATTACAAGATTTTGCTAATCAACGACCGGGTGGACCTGGAAGAGCAGCTCGCCGAAACCGCCACCCTGATCGGCGGCCGGGTGCATGTGATCGAAAGCCGCAAGAGGCTGCGCGAACAACTGGCCACGGACAGCTCCGACATCAACATGGTGATGGTGCACAAGTTCCAGTTGCACGACCAAAGCTTGCCGTTGAAAGTCGCCGAAGCCCTGGGCACCTATCAGGCCATCCCATCCAGCCAGACTTTCGGAGTGGTCAATAACTCCTCGCGCATCGTACTGATGATCGACGAGGCGCACCGGACGCAAAGCTCGGATCTCGGCGACAACATCTTTGAAGCTTTCCCCAATGCCGCCCGCATCGCCTTTACCGGCACGCCATTGATTACCGAGCGCCACGGCGAAAAGAAAACCGTGAAGCGCTTTGGCGATTACATCGATACCTACCGGTTGATGGATGCGGTGGAAGACGGCACCACCTTGCAGATTCTGTATGAGGGCCGCACTGCCGATGCGGCACTGAACGATAAGCACGGCTTTGAAACCCGGTTTGAAAATCTGTTCAAGGATCGCAGTGAAGAAGAGCTGTTGGCGATTAAGAAAAAATACGGCGCCACCGGCGATTTGCTGGAAGCCGAGCAGCGCATTGCCGCGATTGCCAAGGATATGGTGCAGCATTATCTGGAACATATCTTTCCCAATGGTTTCAAGGCGCAGGTGGTGTGCCACTCCAAACTGGCGGCGGTGCGTTACCAGAAAGCCATTCATCAGGCGCTGACCGACACCGTGGCCGAACTGGAAGCGGTGCTGGAATCGGATGCTGAGCTGATCCGTAAAATTCGTTTTCTGAAAGCGGCGGTGGTAATTTCCAGCGATGGCACCAACGAAGCGGCCTATATCACCGAAGCGCGCAATCAAGCCAAAGCCTGGAATGCGGTGGACAATTTCTGCAAGCCGTTCGACTTTGACGATCCGGACAAATCCTACAGCGGCATCGCCTTTCTGATCGTGTGCGACATGCTGCTGACCGGCTTTGATGCGCCGATCGAGCAGGTGATGTATCTCGACAAGAAAATCCGCGAGCACACCTTGCTGCAGGCCATTGCCCGCACCAACCGGGTGAAGCAAGGCAAGCAGCGCGGCTATGTAGTGGATTATATCGGCCTGACCGACAACCTCACCGACGCTTTGACGTTGTATGCCGCTGCCGATGAACAGCAGGAACTTGCCCTGGGGCTGAAAAATATCACCTCGGAAATGCCGGTGCTGGAAGAGCGCTACCAGCGCCTGTTGCAGTTATTCAGCGAGCACAAGGTCGCCAAGGTACGCGAGTTTGTCGAGGGCCAGTTGGCCAGTGTCGAGGAAGATGCCGCCGTGGTGCATGAGGCCGTCAAGCTTCTGAAGGATGAGAAAATCCGCGCCGACTTTGACGTGTATCTGAAAAAATTCCTGATGAGTCTGGACATCATTCTGCCGAACAAGGCCGCCCATGCGTACCGGGTGCCGGCCAAACGCCTGGGTTATATTTTGCGGGTGACCAAAGAGCGTTATAAAGACACCAGCCTGAATCTGGGCGATGCCGGGCAGAAAGTGCGCGATCTGATCAACGAGCATTTGATCAGTCTGGGCATCAACCCCAAGGTGCCGCCGATCGAGCTGTTGTCGGAGGACTTTATCGCCAAGTTGAATGAGCACGCTGGAGGCAACGCGGAAGCCAAAGCCAGCGAAATGGAACACGCCATTCGCAAGCACTGCACCGTGCATCACGATGAGGACCCGGCGTTTTATAAAAGCTTGGCGGAGAAGGTCGAAAACCTGATTGACCAGTATCAGGATCAATGGGATAAACTGGCCGAGGAGCTGGAAAAACTGCGCGCCGTGGCCATTGAAGGCCGCAAGCAAGGCGAGGAAGGCATGAGCAAGGAAGCAACGACATTCTACGAGCACATTGCCAATGAAGCCTTTGACAACGGTGAAGTGCCCGCTGATGTCAAGCCCAAAATGAAGGCGCTGATGGAGGCCATCGTTGAGACCTTACAGCACAGCATTGGCAGCATCGATTTCTGGCACAACAGCGACAAGCAAAAGAAAACCCGTAGCGAAATTAAAACCGCACTGACCCTGACCGGCATTGTCGAACTCAAAGAAAACCGCGAACGCATCGCAATCGAAGTTATGAAACTGGCCAAGAATCGCCACGACGAATTACTGAAAGGCGCGGCGGGAGTTAACAACGCATGA
- a CDS encoding restriction endonuclease subunit S, with product MEVQLGKLFSKLVNGGTPSTDIASYWGGSIPWVTGADFTSRGIGEFRRYVSESGIRSSSTSVVDPGNLLVVTRTGVGKLAIAKEPIAISQDITGVYPDPTKTDTLFLYFLLVKELEELKKLNQGTSINGIIRSDFEKHLVKIPAEIHVQQKIARILQTIDQAIEKTEALIEKYQHIKAGLMHDLFTRGIGADGKLRPPHEQAPELYQETPIGWIPKEWKFDSLKNIFGAKNIVNGPFGSDLLTSELKKEGISVLYCQDIKPGVFTRISNSNVTPFKAAQLAFCNVRKNDILLAKVGSPPCDSCVYEEESSAVVTQDVIRIRPSSEYGAEFFSSWFNSGYGRQAIKKISIEGTRERVSLGEFKELTVPFPDIAEQIAIGRRISQAQKFIAEEKRNLIKLKQKKSGLMHDLLTGKVQVNVNEPNTAAKA from the coding sequence ATGGAAGTCCAGCTTGGAAAGCTGTTCTCAAAACTTGTGAATGGCGGGACGCCCTCTACTGACATTGCAAGTTATTGGGGAGGGTCAATTCCGTGGGTAACTGGAGCAGACTTTACCAGTCGAGGGATTGGAGAGTTTCGCCGATATGTATCTGAAAGTGGTATTCGTTCAAGCTCCACATCAGTGGTCGACCCAGGCAATCTTCTCGTTGTTACGCGAACAGGTGTAGGCAAATTAGCGATTGCAAAGGAGCCGATTGCGATCAGTCAGGATATAACAGGTGTTTATCCTGATCCGACTAAGACGGATACTCTGTTTCTTTACTTTTTGCTTGTTAAGGAATTGGAAGAACTCAAGAAGTTAAACCAAGGCACCAGCATAAATGGAATAATTCGGTCAGATTTTGAGAAACATCTTGTCAAAATTCCCGCCGAAATTCACGTCCAACAAAAAATCGCCAGGATTCTCCAAACCATCGACCAAGCCATCGAAAAAACCGAAGCGCTGATTGAAAAATACCAGCATATCAAAGCGGGGCTGATGCACGATCTTTTTACCCGCGGCATCGGCGCCGACGGCAAACTGCGCCCGCCCCACGAACAAGCTCCGGAACTGTATCAGGAAACCCCGATTGGGTGGATTCCGAAGGAGTGGAAGTTTGATTCTCTAAAAAATATCTTTGGAGCAAAGAATATCGTAAACGGCCCATTTGGAAGCGATCTTCTAACTTCAGAGCTGAAAAAAGAAGGTATCTCAGTCTTGTATTGCCAAGATATAAAGCCTGGAGTCTTTACCCGTATCTCAAATTCAAATGTTACTCCCTTCAAAGCGGCCCAATTAGCCTTCTGCAATGTTCGCAAAAATGACATTCTGCTTGCCAAAGTTGGCTCTCCTCCTTGTGATAGTTGTGTTTATGAGGAAGAGTCAAGTGCAGTGGTTACCCAAGATGTTATTCGGATAAGGCCTTCCTCGGAGTATGGGGCTGAATTTTTCTCCTCTTGGTTTAATTCTGGCTACGGCAGACAAGCAATCAAGAAAATATCAATTGAAGGGACTCGTGAGCGAGTTTCTCTCGGTGAATTTAAAGAGTTGACTGTACCTTTTCCGGATATTGCGGAGCAGATTGCGATTGGCAGAAGAATAAGTCAAGCGCAGAAATTTATTGCTGAGGAAAAACGCAATTTGATAAAACTTAAACAAAAAAAATCCGGCCTAATGCACGACCTGCTCACCGGTAAAGTCCAGGTCAATGTCAACGAACCCAACACGGCGGCAAAGGCATGA
- a CDS encoding isocitrate/isopropylmalate dehydrogenase family protein produces the protein MHLVTLIKGDGIGPSIMDEAVKVIDASGAKIQWEEAHAGLGAHEKFGTPLPEETMASFDKTRVAFKGPLTTIVGTGFRSINVALRQKYELYANVRPAKSWPGVKTRYDNVDIVIVRENTEGLYAGLEHYLTPKKDIAESLAVVTRAGSERIIDYAFKYARENNRKKVTVCHKANILKYTQGLFLDVARETAARYPDIQFDEKIIDAACMHMVMNPQQFDVVVCTNMFGDILSDLTAGLVGGLGLIPGANIGNDAALFEAVHGSAPDIAGKNLANPTAVIMAGAMMLSHLGEQEAADRVIKAIEKVVNEGKFVTPDLNPHSKAGTIEMGNAIVDAME, from the coding sequence ATGCATCTGGTGACCTTGATAAAAGGCGACGGTATCGGCCCTTCGATTATGGATGAGGCCGTCAAAGTGATTGACGCGTCCGGCGCAAAGATTCAGTGGGAAGAAGCACACGCGGGCCTCGGCGCGCACGAAAAATTCGGCACGCCGCTGCCCGAAGAAACGATGGCATCGTTCGACAAAACCCGGGTCGCCTTCAAAGGGCCATTGACCACGATCGTCGGCACCGGCTTCCGCAGCATCAATGTCGCGCTGCGGCAAAAATACGAACTGTATGCGAACGTGCGTCCGGCCAAGAGCTGGCCCGGCGTCAAGACCCGTTATGACAATGTCGATATCGTGATCGTTCGCGAAAACACCGAAGGCCTGTACGCGGGCCTCGAACATTATCTGACGCCGAAAAAGGACATCGCCGAGAGTCTGGCGGTCGTAACCCGCGCCGGTTCCGAGCGGATCATCGACTATGCGTTCAAATATGCGCGCGAGAACAACCGCAAGAAGGTGACCGTCTGCCATAAGGCCAATATCCTGAAATACACCCAGGGCCTGTTTCTGGATGTCGCGCGCGAAACCGCGGCGCGTTACCCGGACATTCAGTTCGACGAAAAAATCATCGACGCAGCCTGCATGCATATGGTGATGAATCCGCAGCAGTTCGACGTGGTCGTCTGCACGAACATGTTCGGCGACATATTGTCCGACCTGACCGCGGGCCTGGTTGGCGGCCTGGGCTTGATTCCGGGCGCGAACATCGGCAACGACGCGGCGCTTTTCGAGGCGGTACACGGCAGCGCGCCAGACATCGCCGGTAAAAACCTGGCCAATCCGACCGCGGTAATCATGGCCGGCGCGATGATGCTGAGCCACTTGGGCGAGCAGGAAGCGGCCGACCGGGTGATCAAGGCAATCGAAAAGGTCGTGAATGAAGGCAAGTTCGTAACGCCGGATTTGAATCCGCATTCGAAAGCCGGCACGATCGAGATGGGCAACGCGATCGTTGACGCGATGGAATAA
- a CDS encoding M48 family metallopeptidase, which yields MNTRRVRDIEYQLLPGSPRKTTDIVIERNGVVTVRPPEDYTPEQVDAVVESKRLWIYRNLAEWKDLNASAVAREWVNGETFLYLGRAYRLSLVSDQACALQLKEGRFCLSRAVIEQGGTEAARQTFESYFSDKGMQRFSERVAYFAPKVGVDVAGIKVKEMGYRWASCGKNGQLNFHWKCMMAPPRIIDYIVVHELCHFHHRDHTDAFWNEVDKVMPDYRERKEWLRKHGAGLTV from the coding sequence ATGAATACGCGCCGTGTCCGAGACATTGAATACCAGTTGCTGCCAGGCAGCCCGCGTAAAACGACCGATATCGTGATCGAACGCAACGGCGTCGTAACCGTGCGCCCGCCTGAAGATTACACGCCGGAACAGGTCGATGCGGTGGTCGAAAGCAAGCGCCTCTGGATTTATCGTAATCTGGCCGAGTGGAAAGACCTGAACGCCAGCGCCGTGGCGCGTGAATGGGTCAACGGCGAAACCTTTTTATACTTGGGCCGCGCCTATCGCCTGTCGCTGGTATCTGATCAGGCTTGTGCCTTGCAACTGAAAGAAGGCCGTTTCTGTCTGAGCCGTGCCGTGATCGAACAGGGCGGCACCGAAGCTGCCAGGCAGACATTCGAATCTTATTTTAGTGACAAAGGCATGCAGCGTTTCAGTGAGCGGGTAGCCTACTTCGCGCCGAAGGTCGGCGTCGACGTCGCCGGCATTAAAGTGAAAGAGATGGGTTACCGCTGGGCCAGTTGCGGCAAAAACGGCCAGCTCAATTTCCACTGGAAGTGCATGATGGCGCCGCCCCGAATCATCGATTACATCGTGGTGCACGAATTGTGTCATTTTCATCACCGCGACCACACCGATGCGTTTTGGAATGAAGTGGACAAGGTGATGCCGGACTATCGTGAGCGCAAGGAATGGCTGCGAAAGCATGGGGCCGGCTTGACGGTATAG
- a CDS encoding DUF3226 domain-containing protein, protein MSNNLLIVESENDKLFIERLKQEIATADFEVDTPICTISEYECLGGLSLTALENKLKTIKRDIEKKGLDKIGILIDADQEGIDARVQLVNQAIKSLDSELTISATNTWYPSALLDVQISCHVLNVNGSGELETLLKTIKSKDSNYADCLLAWQNCLAAKNKPIKTKDFDKFWLSVYLRYDGCANAEQKQAGRKCNLEASLKKDLWDFSHACLDDLTRYLRTFNPQH, encoded by the coding sequence GTGAGTAACAATTTATTGATCGTCGAGAGCGAAAACGACAAGTTATTCATCGAACGTCTCAAGCAGGAAATTGCCACTGCCGATTTTGAAGTCGACACCCCGATTTGCACGATCTCCGAATATGAATGTTTGGGCGGTTTGTCGCTCACGGCTCTCGAAAACAAACTAAAGACAATCAAACGCGATATCGAAAAAAAAGGCCTCGACAAAATCGGCATCCTAATCGATGCGGACCAAGAAGGCATCGACGCCAGAGTTCAACTTGTCAATCAAGCAATCAAGTCGCTTGATTCTGAACTGACGATTTCAGCAACAAACACTTGGTATCCAAGTGCATTGTTGGACGTTCAAATATCCTGTCATGTGTTGAATGTGAACGGCAGCGGCGAACTGGAAACCTTGCTCAAAACGATCAAGTCGAAAGATTCGAATTATGCCGATTGCCTCTTGGCTTGGCAAAACTGTTTGGCCGCCAAAAATAAACCGATCAAAACCAAGGATTTCGATAAATTTTGGCTCAGCGTCTATCTGCGTTACGATGGCTGCGCGAATGCAGAACAAAAACAGGCCGGCAGAAAATGCAACCTTGAGGCAAGCCTCAAAAAAGACCTTTGGGACTTTTCCCATGCCTGTCTGGATGATCTAACCCGGTATTTGCGGACGTTCAATCCCCAACATTAA
- a CDS encoding type II toxin-antitoxin system VapC family toxin, translated as MYLLDTNIVSEMRKKDRANAGLRRFVRQLADQDAQTYISVVTVGELRRGVDLIRHRGDLDQARALETWLQFLLNDYADNILDFGKEEAQIWGRLRVPHPENALDKQIAATALSYGFTLVTRNVRDFAFTGVTLLNPFE; from the coding sequence ATGTACTTACTGGACACCAACATCGTCAGTGAAATGCGTAAAAAAGATCGGGCAAATGCTGGGCTCAGACGTTTCGTTCGTCAACTCGCCGACCAGGATGCGCAAACCTATATCAGCGTGGTCACCGTCGGCGAGTTACGCCGTGGCGTCGATTTGATCCGGCACAGGGGCGACCTGGATCAGGCCCGGGCGCTGGAGACCTGGTTGCAATTCCTATTAAATGATTATGCTGACAACATCCTGGATTTTGGCAAGGAGGAAGCCCAGATCTGGGGGCGGTTGCGTGTACCTCATCCGGAAAATGCCCTGGATAAACAGATTGCCGCGACCGCGTTGAGCTATGGTTTTACCCTGGTGACACGCAACGTGCGGGATTTTGCCTTTACCGGCGTAACACTGCTCAATCCGTTCGAATAG
- a CDS encoding AAA family ATPase, with product MPTQAIQNLEITNFKCFKDLKVSGIGQVNLIGGKNNVGKTAFLEAAELFLSSKTASDLIFMLDTILKRRQNEIKYCELDIFYSNENNITLSTLHLKSCRIKRLSDYIDNSTSIGDKGLPTEGLSFFLKNEDGYEDEKSLPSYMFTKPESNDFGIDFWKKFSGIITYISSAKLNEQDIAILLGSLVDSDKEDFLNQSLSLFDPNIVSIKQITTKHGVVLKFKLKGQDNLVLLSSLGEGVNRYIAILCAIWANKDGFLLIDEIENGIHYTNYKKLWEIIFEASVAANCQLFITTHSKECISAFNDVQFENETCDTQYFEFYNNLKTGLIDASGIDKEQLRYSLTHEGRIRGE from the coding sequence ATGCCAACACAAGCCATTCAAAATTTAGAAATCACTAATTTTAAATGCTTCAAGGACCTGAAGGTTTCCGGGATTGGTCAAGTTAATTTGATTGGCGGCAAGAATAATGTCGGTAAGACGGCATTTTTAGAGGCCGCCGAGCTATTTTTAAGTTCAAAAACAGCTTCCGACTTGATATTCATGCTCGACACTATCCTAAAAAGGCGACAAAATGAAATAAAGTATTGTGAACTAGACATTTTCTACTCCAATGAAAATAACATAACACTTTCAACCCTCCATCTTAAATCCTGCCGAATTAAACGTCTTAGCGATTACATAGATAATTCAACGTCAATCGGTGATAAAGGGTTACCAACCGAGGGATTATCTTTTTTTCTAAAAAATGAAGATGGCTATGAAGACGAAAAGAGCCTCCCTTCGTATATGTTTACAAAACCCGAATCTAATGACTTTGGTATAGATTTTTGGAAAAAATTCAGTGGAATAATTACATATATCTCGTCAGCAAAATTAAATGAGCAAGATATTGCTATTTTATTAGGGTCACTAGTTGATTCGGATAAAGAAGATTTTTTAAATCAGTCGCTATCGTTATTTGACCCCAATATTGTCTCAATTAAACAAATAACAACCAAACATGGCGTTGTCCTAAAATTCAAGTTAAAAGGCCAAGATAACTTAGTTCTTTTATCATCCTTAGGCGAAGGTGTTAATCGCTACATTGCTATCCTATGCGCCATTTGGGCCAACAAAGATGGCTTTTTATTGATCGACGAAATCGAAAACGGTATCCACTACACCAACTATAAAAAACTCTGGGAAATCATTTTCGAGGCCAGTGTCGCGGCTAACTGCCAGTTGTTCATCACTACGCATTCGAAAGAATGCATCAGCGCCTTCAACGACGTGCAGTTCGAAAACGAGACATGCGATACCCAATATTTCGAATTCTATAATAATCTGAAAACCGGATTGATTGACGCATCCGGTATCGATAAAGAACAACTGCGCTATTCGCTGACTCACGAAGGAAGGATACGCGGTGAGTAA
- a CDS encoding FitA-like ribbon-helix-helix domain-containing protein, with protein MANLIVRNVDDEIANALKMRASRHGISAEAEHRRILEQALTRPKKRPFLEVLSQIPDVGTDEDFARVEDQQAPNPFD; from the coding sequence ATGGCTAATTTGATCGTGCGCAACGTGGACGATGAAATCGCGAATGCACTGAAAATGCGGGCCAGCCGCCACGGCATCAGCGCCGAGGCCGAACACCGGCGAATTTTGGAGCAGGCGCTGACGCGCCCGAAAAAACGGCCTTTTCTCGAGGTGTTGAGCCAGATTCCCGATGTGGGCACCGATGAAGACTTTGCCCGGGTAGAGGATCAACAGGCTCCGAACCCGTTTGACTGA
- a CDS encoding PDDEXK nuclease domain-containing protein: MSNERPASLNPPPSGYAEWLIELKQRIHTARQRAALAVNRELVGLYWSIGSEILMRQAEQGWGAKVIDRLAHDLRTAFPEMKGFSPRNLKYMRAFAEAWPDAEFVQGVLAQLPWYHHLALLDKLPNPETRRWYAAKAIEHNWSRNILVMQIETRLLERSGAAVTNFEASLPKVQSDLARESLKDPYRFDFLGLTDEAQEREIENALVKHVTEFLLELGAGFAFVGRQVLLDVGGDEFFIDLLFYHLKLRCYVVIELKAGKFMPEHLGQLGFYLTAVDRKVKSEHDNPSIGLLLCKSKNKVVAEYALGDKSQPMGIAEYKLLDSLPAELQTSLPSIEQIEQELAGGDDFAQEDEEA, encoded by the coding sequence ATGAGCAACGAACGCCCCGCATCCCTGAATCCTCCGCCCAGCGGTTACGCTGAATGGCTGATTGAGCTGAAACAGCGCATCCACACCGCCCGGCAGCGCGCTGCGCTGGCCGTTAACCGCGAGCTGGTGGGGCTGTACTGGAGTATCGGCAGCGAGATTCTGATGCGTCAAGCCGAGCAAGGTTGGGGCGCCAAGGTGATTGATCGGCTGGCGCATGATTTGCGCACGGCCTTTCCCGAGATGAAGGGCTTCTCGCCGCGTAATCTCAAATACATGCGCGCTTTCGCCGAAGCCTGGCCGGATGCGGAATTTGTGCAAGGGGTGCTTGCACAATTGCCCTGGTATCACCACTTGGCGCTGCTGGACAAGCTGCCCAACCCCGAAACTCGCCGCTGGTACGCCGCCAAAGCGATTGAACACAACTGGTCGCGCAATATTCTGGTGATGCAGATCGAAACCCGGTTGCTGGAGCGTAGCGGCGCGGCAGTCACCAACTTCGAAGCCAGTTTGCCCAAAGTACAATCTGATCTGGCGCGCGAGTCGCTGAAAGACCCTTATCGTTTCGACTTTCTCGGCCTGACCGACGAGGCGCAGGAGCGCGAGATCGAAAACGCCTTGGTGAAGCACGTGACCGAATTCCTGCTGGAGCTGGGTGCGGGCTTTGCGTTTGTCGGGCGACAGGTACTGTTGGATGTGGGGGGAGACGAGTTTTTCATCGACCTGCTGTTCTACCACCTCAAGTTGCGCTGCTATGTGGTGATCGAACTCAAGGCCGGCAAGTTTATGCCCGAACATTTGGGGCAGCTTGGGTTTTATCTGACCGCTGTGGACCGCAAGGTCAAAAGCGAGCATGACAACCCAAGTATTGGCCTTTTGCTGTGCAAGAGCAAAAACAAGGTAGTGGCCGAATATGCCTTGGGCGATAAGAGCCAACCCATGGGCATTGCCGAATACAAACTGCTCGACTCTCTGCCTGCCGAACTACAAACCAGTCTGCCCAGTATCGAGCAAATTGAACAAGAGTTGGCAGGCGGCGATGATTTTGCTCAGGAGGATGAAGAGGCATGA